GTAAAGGCAGCGGCATAAAGCAGAATTACTCTTGTTCCCTTCGCAGGTATTAACCTGATCAGGTTCCGCGGATCCCGAATTAACGGTCTCAGCCCTTTCCACTTCATCCTTCGCGCTGCTTCTTTGTTGGCTTCGTCCGCTCACGCCTATCACTGACTTATGTAAGTGACTGGCGATTCACTGACCTGCCGCCTTGATGCATCACAAATACTTTGTGGAAATCAGGCACTCCGACAAGATAACTTCCCCTCCGTAGAGGGGACATTTGTAACCTACCTGTTAATAGTACAGAACTCAAGCGGGACGTTTTACCCTGGTGCCATCGTGCATCGCGTCAAATACCAGCATAATCAGCTTATCTTCCAGCACAAAGCGGGCTTCCAGCGCCTCGCCGATGTCTGACAGTGCCTGCTGAAATTCAAAACAGTTATCGTGATCGATAGCGGTTTCCAGGCTGGAGTCGTAATAATTCATGATGCGCTGCGTGTTATCTTCCAGCAGCGGCCAGATTTTTGCCGCATGTAAAAGCTGACCGTTTCCTTCCAATTTATGGAGAATACGTTCATAAATACTGAAGTGTCCGGCAGAAAGGTAATCGACCAGGCTCTGACAAAAATCATCCAGCGCTTTTTCATTCAGCCGCATGTACGATTCTTTGCCAGGCTTAATGCCAACCAGATTGTAGTAAGCCACGAGCAGATGCTTACGTACATGTAGCCAGCGATCGACCAGTTTGTTGCTTCCGCCAACGCGCTCCGTCAAATTTTCCAGCTGGTTTAGCATGATTGTCTCCGCAAGTTAGATAAAGGCTGCTCGCCATAAATGTAAAAATAATGTTAACAACATGCCAGTGAAGCAAAGGTAGTGCAAGAGCTATGGATCGTATAATTGAAAAATTAGATCACGGTTGGTGGATCGTCAGCCATGAACAAAAATTATGGTTGCCGTATGGGGAATTACCACACGGGCTGGCGGCAAATTTTGATCTTGTGGGGCAGCGCGCACTCCGGATTGGCGAATGGCAAGGCGACCCCGTTTGGCTGGTATTACAACATCGACGCCATGATATGGGGTCGTTACGTCAGGTACTCGATCAGGATGCCGGCCTTTTTCAACTGGCGGGACGTGGTGTACAACTGGCGGAGTTTTACCGATCGCATAAATTTTGCGGCTATTGCGGGCACCCTATGCAGCCGGGCAAAACCGAATGGGCGATGCTGTGTAGCCACTGCCGCGAGCGTTACTACCCGCAAATTGCGCCCTGTATTATCGTCGCTATTCGCCGCGAAGACACCATCCTGCTTGCTCAGCATGTTCGTCATCGTAACGGCGTTCACACCGTTCTGGCCGGTTTTGTCGAGGTGGGCGAAACCTTAGAGCAGGCGGTGGCGCGCGAAGTGATGGAAGAGAGCGGGATTAAAATAAAGAACCTGCGCTATATCACCTCGCAGCCGTGGCCATTCCCGCAATCGCTGATGACCGCCTTTATGGCCGAGTATGGTAGCGGCGAGATAGTTATCGACCCGAAAGAGCTATTAGAGGCGAACTGGTATCGTTACGATGATTTACCGTTACTGCCGCCGCCTGGCACCGTTGCGCGTCGACTGATCGAAGATACGGTAGCAATGTGTCGGGCTGAATATGAATGACATGTTAAACTAGCGGCCTGACGCAATAAGGAACTGCAAAAATGACCGAATTAAAGAACGATCGTTATCTGCGTGCGCTGCTGCGCCAGCCCGTTGATGTTACCCCGGTATGGATGATGCGCCAGGCGGGCCGTTATCTACCGGAATATAAGGCTACTCGCGCGCAGGCGGGCGACTTTATGTCGCTGTGCAAAAATGCGGAGCTGGCTTGCGAAGTCACTCTCCAGCCGCTGCGCCGCTATCCGCTTGATGCCGCGATCCTCTTTTCGGACATTTTGACCGTACCGGATGCGATGGGCCTGGGCCTCTATTTCGAGGCGGGTGAAGGCCCGCGCTTTACCGCGCCCGTCGCCAATAAAGCTGATGTTGACCGTCTGCCTGTTCCCGATCCGGAAGATGAGCTGGGTTATGTAATGAACGCTGTGCGGACCATCCGCCGCGAGTTGAAGGGCGAGGTGCCACTGATCGGTTTCTCCGGCAGCCCATGGACGCTGGCGACCTACATGGTTGAAGGCGGCAGCAGCAAAGCGTTTACAGTGATTAAAAAGATGATGTATGCCGAGCCGCAGACGCTACATGCGTTGCTTGATAAGTTGGCGAAAAGCGTCACGCTGTACCTCAACGCGCAAATCAAAGCGGGCGCGCAGGCGGTGATGATTTTTGATACCTGGGGCGGCGTGCTGACCGGGCGCGATTACCAGCAATTCTCACTGTACTATATGCACAAAATCATTGATGGTCTGCTGCGTGAAAACGAAGGCCGCCGTGTGCCGGTTACGTTGTTCACCAAAGGCGGCGGTCAGTGGCTGGAAGCGATGGCGGAAACCGGCTGCGATGCGCTGGGCCTGGACTGGACAATCGATATTGCCGATGCGCGCCGCCGTGTGGGCCATAAGGTTGCTCTGCAAGGCAATATGGATCCATCCATGCTGTATGCGCCGCCAGCGCGTATCGAAGAAGAAGTAGCGACTATACTTTCTGGTTTCGGTCAGGGAGAAGGGCACGTCTTCAACCTTGGACACGGTATCCATCAGGATGTTCCGCCGGAACATGCTGGCGCGTTTGTGGAGGCGGTGCACCGGCTGTCTGCCCAGTATCATCGATAAGGAGTCAGTATGGATCTTGCGTCACTACGCGCTCAACAGATAGAACTTGCATCATCGGTTTGCCGCACGGATCAATTTGAAAAGGATCCGCCGGCGCTGATCGGGGGGGCAGACGTCGGGTTTGAACAGGGTGGAGAAGTGACGCGCGCGGCGATGGTATTGCTGAAATACCCGTCGCTTGAGTTGGTCGAATATAAGGTGGCGCGTATTGCCACCACCATGCCGTATATCCCCGGTTTTCTCTCTTTTCGTGAATATCCTGCTCTGCTGGCGGCGTGGGAACAGCTCTCGCAAAAGCCTGACTTACTGTTTGTTGATGGTCATGGCATTTCACACCCGCGTCGGCTCGGCGTCGCCAGTCATTTTGGCCTGCTGGTGGATGTGCCGACTATTGGCGTGGCGAAAAAGCGTCTGTGCGGTAAGTTTGCGCCGCTGTCCGCTGAACCGGGCGCGCTGGCACCTTTAATGGATAAAGGCGAACAACTGGCATGGGTATGGCGCAGCAAGGCACGCTGTAATCCTCTGTTTGTGGCGACGGGGCACCGGGTCAGCACTGACAGCGCGCTGGCGTGGGTGCAACGTTGTATGAAAGGCTATCGTTTACCGGAGCCAACGCGCTGGGCTGATGCCGTCGCTTCCGGACGTCCGGCATTTGTTCGTTGGCAAGAAATTCAGCGCTGATTCAGGTAAACTGCCGCTAATTTCCGATTTGAGATTCCATCATGTTACAAAACCCGATTCATCTGCGTCTGGAGCGGCTGGAAAGCTGGCAGCATGTTACCTTTATGGCCTGCTTGTGCGAACGCATGTACCCGAACTACGCCATGTTCTGTAAACAGACAGCATTTGGCGATGGACAGATTTATCGCCGTATCCTCGATCTAATCTGGGAAACGCTGACGGTGAAAGACGCGAAGGTGAATTTTGACAGCCAGCTGGAGAAGTTTGAAGAGGCCATTCCGTCTGCCGATGATTACGATTTATATGGCGTTTATCCGGCGATCGATGCTTGTGTTGCATTAAGCGAATTAATGCATTCTCGTCTCAGTGGCGAAACGCTGGAACATGCCATTGAGGTCAGTAAGACTTCCATTACCACGGTGGCGATGTTGGAAATGACTCAGGCTGGTCGGGAAATGACCGATGAGGAGCTCAAAACGAACCCGGCAGTCGAACAGGAATGGGATATTCAGTGGGAAATATTCCGACTTTTAGCGGAATGCGAAGAACGTGATATTGAACTGATAAAAGGGCTCAGGGCAGACCTGCGCGAGGCTGGCGAGAGCAATATCGGTATAAATTTTCAGCAATGACACCAGAAAACGTGATTTAACGCCTGATTTGTCGTGCCATAAGGCTTCCCTTCTGCCCCCCGTCTGGTCTACATTTGGGAGGCGAAAAAAAGTGGCTATCGGTGCGTGTATGCAGGAGAGTGCTTTTCTGGCATTTCCGTCGCACTCGATGCTTAGCAAGCGATAAACACATTGTAAGGATAACTTATGAACAAGACTCAACTGATTGATGTAATTGCAGACAAAGCAGAACTGTCTAAAACCCAGGCTAAAGCTGCTCTGGAATCCACTCTGGCTGCTATTACTGAGTCTCTGAAAGAAGGCGATGCTGTACAACTGGTTGGTTTCGGTACCTTCAAAGTGAACCACCGTGCTGAGCGCACTGGCCGCAACCCGCAGACCGGTAAAGAAATCAAAATCGCCGCCGCTAACGTACCGGCATTTGTTTCTGGTAAAGCTCTGAAAGACGCAGTTAAGTAAGACGCGTAGCTGTGAACAGTTTTATCGAAGGGGCTCGTCAGCCCCTTTTGTCTGTCTGGCGTCGTACGCTTCTGCTTTTGGGCGCGCTGTTGCTGACCGCCTGCAGTCATGATGCTTCACCGCCACCGTTTACCGCCAGTGGTTTTGCCGACAACCAGGGCGCAGTGCGTATCTGGCGTAAAGATACGAACGATGAAGTCCATCTGCTTTCCGTTTTTAGTCCGTGGCGTAACGGTAGTACTACCACCAGTGAATATCGCTGGCAGGGTGATACGCTTTCGCTTATTGAACTCAATATTTACAGCAAACTACCAGAACATATTCGCGCACGTTTTGATGCTCGCGGCGAACTCAGTTTTATGCAGCGTGAAGTCGGGGGACAGAAACAGCAGCTTTCCAACGATCAAATTGCGTTGTATCGCTATCGCGCCGAACAGATCCGTCAAACCAGCGACGCATTGCGCCTGGGACGGGTTATATTACGCCAGGGACGCTGGCACGCCGACCATACGGTTACAACCTGCGAAGGCGAAACGCTAAAGCCGGATCTGGACTCATGGGCCATAAGCCATATTGAGCGCCGCCAGAACCGCTCATCAGTAGAGGTGAGTGTGGCATGGCTGGAAGCGCCCGAAGGGTCACAACTTTTACTGGTCGCCAATGAAGACTTTTGTCACTGGCAACCAAAAGAGAAAACATTTTAGCACCGGATAAGACACTAATGCGTCTTATCCGGCCAGGGGCGTTCATTTGTAGGTCTGATAAGCGTGGTCGTTATCAGGCATTACGTCTTTACCAGTGCCCCATTCCCCTATGACCGCCGCGCCCGCCACAATCGCCGTAGCCCATACCTGCGCCGCGTGGTATGCCAGCCTGCGCCATGGCGACATCCCGTTTCACGCGTTGTTCATCCAGCTTCAGACTTAATGATTCCATCTCTTTGGCAACGGCATTGATTTTTGTGGTATCTGGCGAACTGGCGGTCAACAGCGCGTTGTACTCATAACGTTTGGATATCAGTTGCTGGCGTAATGCGCTGGTCTGCGTATAGTAATCATCATAAATCTTTTGCGCGGTCGCCTGCTGTTCTGTCGTTAACGGACTGCCTCCCTGTTGCCACATGCCGTCATTATTGCCCCAGTGATGTCCGGCAAAGGCGCCGCCGGAACTCAGAGCCAAAAGAGAGAGGGCGATTAGCGCGATACCTGATTTAGTGTTCCGTTTCATTTTGCGTTCTCCTGTTGCTCATCTTATCCTCTTTCTTGCATCTTCCGTGCCAGGTATTCATTCCCGGCCAGGCGGCGTCCTGACTTGTTTATAGCTGCAAAAAGTGAGTAAAAATGACTCGCGCAATCTGCCCGTTGAGTCATTTTTACCCGCCCTTCCAGCAGGTTGTGCTGAAACACGCGGCTATGTGCCGCGAAAAATGGCATGATTACTGCTTACAAGGAAAAGAAAATACGGACAGGGAGAGGTGGTGAATTTTATGCGATTACATAAGG
The Salmonella bongori NCTC 12419 DNA segment above includes these coding regions:
- a CDS encoding DUF1481 domain-containing protein is translated as MNSFIEGARQPLLSVWRRTLLLLGALLLTACSHDASPPPFTASGFADNQGAVRIWRKDTNDEVHLLSVFSPWRNGSTTTSEYRWQGDTLSLIELNIYSKLPEHIRARFDARGELSFMQREVGGQKQQLSNDQIALYRYRAEQIRQTSDALRLGRVILRQGRWHADHTVTTCEGETLKPDLDSWAISHIERRQNRSSVEVSVAWLEAPEGSQLLLVANEDFCHWQPKEKTF
- a CDS encoding YjaG family protein encodes the protein MLQNPIHLRLERLESWQHVTFMACLCERMYPNYAMFCKQTAFGDGQIYRRILDLIWETLTVKDAKVNFDSQLEKFEEAIPSADDYDLYGVYPAIDACVALSELMHSRLSGETLEHAIEVSKTSITTVAMLEMTQAGREMTDEELKTNPAVEQEWDIQWEIFRLLAECEERDIELIKGLRADLREAGESNIGINFQQ
- the nfi gene encoding deoxyribonuclease V (cleaves DNA at apurinic or apyrimidinic sites), which gives rise to MDLASLRAQQIELASSVCRTDQFEKDPPALIGGADVGFEQGGEVTRAAMVLLKYPSLELVEYKVARIATTMPYIPGFLSFREYPALLAAWEQLSQKPDLLFVDGHGISHPRRLGVASHFGLLVDVPTIGVAKKRLCGKFAPLSAEPGALAPLMDKGEQLAWVWRSKARCNPLFVATGHRVSTDSALAWVQRCMKGYRLPEPTRWADAVASGRPAFVRWQEIQR
- the zraP gene encoding zinc resistance sensor/chaperone ZraP, with protein sequence MKRNTKSGIALIALSLLALSSGGAFAGHHWGNNDGMWQQGGSPLTTEQQATAQKIYDDYYTQTSALRQQLISKRYEYNALLTASSPDTTKINAVAKEMESLSLKLDEQRVKRDVAMAQAGIPRGAGMGYGDCGGRGGHRGMGHW
- the hemE gene encoding uroporphyrinogen decarboxylase; this translates as MTELKNDRYLRALLRQPVDVTPVWMMRQAGRYLPEYKATRAQAGDFMSLCKNAELACEVTLQPLRRYPLDAAILFSDILTVPDAMGLGLYFEAGEGPRFTAPVANKADVDRLPVPDPEDELGYVMNAVRTIRRELKGEVPLIGFSGSPWTLATYMVEGGSSKAFTVIKKMMYAEPQTLHALLDKLAKSVTLYLNAQIKAGAQAVMIFDTWGGVLTGRDYQQFSLYYMHKIIDGLLRENEGRRVPVTLFTKGGGQWLEAMAETGCDALGLDWTIDIADARRRVGHKVALQGNMDPSMLYAPPARIEEEVATILSGFGQGEGHVFNLGHGIHQDVPPEHAGAFVEAVHRLSAQYHR
- a CDS encoding Rsd/AlgQ family anti-sigma factor translates to MLNQLENLTERVGGSNKLVDRWLHVRKHLLVAYYNLVGIKPGKESYMRLNEKALDDFCQSLVDYLSAGHFSIYERILHKLEGNGQLLHAAKIWPLLEDNTQRIMNYYDSSLETAIDHDNCFEFQQALSDIGEALEARFVLEDKLIMLVFDAMHDGTRVKRPA
- the hupA gene encoding nucleoid-associated protein HU-alpha; translated protein: MNKTQLIDVIADKAELSKTQAKAALESTLAAITESLKEGDAVQLVGFGTFKVNHRAERTGRNPQTGKEIKIAAANVPAFVSGKALKDAVK
- the nudC gene encoding NAD(+) diphosphatase translates to MDRIIEKLDHGWWIVSHEQKLWLPYGELPHGLAANFDLVGQRALRIGEWQGDPVWLVLQHRRHDMGSLRQVLDQDAGLFQLAGRGVQLAEFYRSHKFCGYCGHPMQPGKTEWAMLCSHCRERYYPQIAPCIIVAIRREDTILLAQHVRHRNGVHTVLAGFVEVGETLEQAVAREVMEESGIKIKNLRYITSQPWPFPQSLMTAFMAEYGSGEIVIDPKELLEANWYRYDDLPLLPPPGTVARRLIEDTVAMCRAEYE